Proteins from a single region of Ziziphus jujuba cultivar Dongzao chromosome 1, ASM3175591v1:
- the LOC132800346 gene encoding (R)-mandelonitrile lyase-like: MPLAAPSSSSSFAVEALYVKTIIFSSKASAIGVVYSDLKGRTHEALIRDEGEVILRAGAIGSSQLLLLIGVGPLPLLSSHKVPVVSQNPDVGNFMVDNPRNSITIIVPFTLDLSIVQVVGITNYFNYIEPFSSITSFSFPQPFSFDPNETTPLELSVATIIEKSSGPLSSGSLGLVSSADVKVNPTV; the protein is encoded by the exons ATGCCTCTAGCCGCtccttcttcttcgtcttcttttGCAGTTGAGGCCTTGTATGTGAAGACAATTATCTTCTCTTCCAAAGCATCAG CAATTGGAGTCGTATATAGTGATTTGAAGGGGAGGACTCATGAGGCGTTGATAAGAGATGAAGGAGAGGTGATATTGAGGGCAGGGGCAATTGGGAGCTCTCAGCTTCTTCTTCTCATTGGAGTTGGTCCACTTCCTCTTCTTTCGTCACACAAAGTTCCGGTAGTTAGCCAAAACCCCGATGTGGGAAACTTTATGGTGGATAATCCTCGTAACAGTATCACCATTATAGTCCCATTTACATTGGACCTTTCAATTGTACAGGTTGTAGGAATTACAAATTACTTCAATTATATAGAGCCATTCTCTTCCATCAcctcattttcttttcctcaaCCTTTTAGCTTTGATCCAAATGAAACCACTCCTTTAGAATTGAGTGTGGCAACCATTATTGAGAAGTCCTCTGGACCACTTTCAAGTGGCTCCCTCGGGTTGGTTTCGTCGGCTGATGTCAAAGTCAACCCAACTGTCTGA